The sequence below is a genomic window from Nostoc flagelliforme CCNUN1.
GCTTAGATTATTGGCCTTACGTCAAGCTGCACTATCACGAATCGCTAGAAGCGTTTAAAACCGTACATCAGGAGCGTGGAGGTAGATGGTTGGGTTTTACTGTCGGTGGAAATTGTAATTATGTCAGCTTTCAGTTTCAACCTGATGATTGGTTGCTGTTTGGTAGTGAAACTACCGGCTTACCACCAGCAATTCTGTCAGATTGTGATGCTACTCTCTATATCCCTATGACCCAACCGGGGGTTCGCAGCTTGAACCTGTCAGTCAGTGTAGCAATTAGCTTATTTGAAACCCGTCGTCAGTTAGGCTATTTAGAATAGCTGTTTACCTTGATTACTATAAGTAAATATACTTATGAGGTTCCCGGATATCTATTAGACAAACGATTTGTGGCAGCAAAAATTTTCTTTATTACTGCAATAATATGTAAAACAAGATACCTAAAATTGGGTTATTTAGTAAAATGTAGTGGAAGATACTTACAAGGAGAGGAAGGTTGTTATAAGAAATTTGTATATAAAACTTGGGATATTGCCAAATTTGAATGATAGATTTTGATGAATTTGAAACATCCTAAATTGGGGAACAAAAGGGCTAAACCCCAGTCATATTGAAGATTTGAGCCATTTTAGTTCCAGCAATGCTAGAAAGTAGCCCCAAAGTAGCCGATAGATCATACGGTTGTTTTTTAGGGAATAATCAACGTAAAGTCTCGTGTTGAGAAGACTGATTGGGTAGAAATATCTTGAAGATATCTACAGTGGGGGGCATCACTTTTCCAGAAGTCGCAGCAATTTAATTCTCGGCAGCGACTATGGACTTGGCAAATAGTTTGTCCAGTCCCCGCGATTGACGCAAGACAAGCGCGGATAATGGTAAAAAGTAAAACGTCCTAAGTGGTGTGAGGAGTGGTTCGGACAAGTAAACACAGCAAAATTTAAGTTTTGCTAATACGTGTGAACTTGTTTAAATCAGAGAAGCAGGTTAATCTTGCGTAAGCATCTCTGGTGAATGTGATCTTGATCTATCATTCGTTGTGATCTAAATCATTGACTAGTATCCAACTGAAAAATAGAGGTCAGTTAAGCGCTAGTGATCATAGGAGGTCGTCTTTGAAACGAGCATTAAAAAAGAGAGTAAAAGCTGTGTTGAACAATAACCCCAACAGCGATGATGCCCCGGTAGAACTGCTAAATGTGATAAATCCAAAAGTTAACCGCCGGGTGCGGACAAAAGCCGCCATGATTGGCTTGGCAATCTCTATGGGAGCAACCAGCCTTTTGGTGACTCGACAAAGCGATCAAGCCCAAGCAGCGGTGCCTGTAGGTAGCCAAAAGGCAACCTCAAGGATTCCTGCTGTTCCTGACACTGAGGTGAAATTCGCCTCCACAAAGCTGGAGTCCCAAGCAGTCTCATCAGCGAGCGTGCCGGAAAATCCTGTTATCGTGGAACCAACGGCAGTCTCACAAGTGCCTGGGCTTGAAGCTAAATGGCAAGTCGCGGCAAATGGAATGTCTTTGCAAGTTCCTGCATCAGAAAGATTTTCTCAAGGAACAGCAGGTTATAAAAATTCCACCTCCCTGAAACCCCAAGTGGCACAGGGATTGAACAATACCTTAGCCGAAACTAGTTTCCCAACAGTAAATAATCTGTCTGACTATAGTGCTGATGGTGCTGTTAGTACAAATGCATCACTAATTGCCCAGCCACAAACAGTGGCAACATCTGGGGCAGCCAACAGTGAAATAAATGCACAACTTAAGGCGCAACAAGAGTTCGCACTAAATCGCTTACAAGAAAAATCGAACCGTTTAAGAAATAGTCTGGCACAGTTGCGGTCTGGGGAGACCAAAGATTTATCACAAGCTGATATGGGGTTGGCTGCGCCAACGACTGTAGTTGAGAAGACTGTATTAGCCCAGTCAGAGACTTCTGGCGATGCAAGCAAAGCGAACTTGATATCGAAGTTAAAACAGAAGACACAAGACGCACTGATACCAGCTAAACCAACAGTTATTGCGTCCTCGACTCGAACAGCATACGAAGTTAAGCCTGGAGATACACTAGCAGCGATCGCCAGCAGATATAACACTTCCGTATCAGAGCTAGTCAAGGCAAATAACCTCAATAATCCAAATGAACTGAAAATTAGTCAACAACTAATTATTCCTGCTGTTCAAATTGAGGCAACTGTAGCAAGTAACCCCACTATAGCGAGTACTACTTTTGTAGAGTCCAGCAAAGCTCCAAAAGTAGCCAGATCCCCTGTAAATATTGGTAGTGCCAACTCATATCTACCTAATTCAGAATCACCAACTATTGCCGACAAGAGTAAGATTACCGTCCCTACACCGGTAACTGTTCAGATTCAGGCAAATAGTGCGACCGACTTAGAAACAGCCCCCCCTACAGCTAGTTCTTCTGGCGTCGGTGGTGACATTCCAGTGCCAACAGCTTTTGCCGAAATGCAACAGCCTAAAACACCAGCAAATAGGGTAGCAAGGGGAAACAATAACAATAATGACCGTTTGCGGGGCTTACAAGCGGAAATCCAGAGATTACAGCAGAAATATCGCGCTCAACAGTCTGGAAACTTAGTTGTGTCAGCAGCAGCTACCGAAACAAATAATGCTGCGATGCTCACTCCTGTTTCTACTCCCAATAATTTCACTGCACCTAACTCTGCTGCTCGACCGAATAGTGTAGCGATTCAAATTCCAGTTCCTACACCGATTCAGTCTAATTATACTGCTCAACCAATTAAGACCCAATTCCGTACTACTGTACGCCCTAGCGAAGCAGTAAACCCAGAGTTCTTGCCTAATCTAGGTTCTGCTAGTCAGTGGACTCCCCCCCGCACTCCATCTGCTACAAGGGTCGCAACGCCTCCTGGAAAAGTAAATGCCTCTGACTCCTTAGGAAAGATGCGGGGAACTACAGTCTATCCACAGATAGTACCGCCTTTGGCAGCAGTGGATCAATATTTGCCCAGACCCATTGACGAACTTACACCTCCTCCATCTTCCTCAACCATAGCTTACACATGGCCGGCGAAAGGTACTCTCACCTCTGGCTATGGCTGGCGCTGGGGTAGAATGCACAAAGGAATTGACGTTGCTAACTCCACTGGCACGCCAGTTGTCGCCTCAGCTGAGGGGACGATAGAAAAAGCAGGCTGGAACAATGGTGGCTACGGCAACCTTGTCGAAATCCGCCATCCTGATGGCAGCACGACTCGCTATGCTCATAACAGCAAGATTCTGGTGCAACCTGGTCAGCAGGTGAATCAAGGAGAAACAATTGCTTTAATGGGTAGCACTGGTCACAGTACTGGGCCACACACCCACTTTGAAATCCATCCATCAGGCAAGGGTGCTGTTAACCCAATTGCCATGTTACCAGCTCGCATATAATTTTCTTGCCTTTCTGTAACTAAATCATTGCCTTGTTTTGTTGAGGGAGTTTACCTCCCTCTTTTGCTTTCTATGACCTCAATAGGGATGAAAGCTGTAAGGAAATTGCAAAAATCCTAGTCTTGAGCAAATTTGTATGCTATACTAGTTTATGACTTGAATATATATGGCTCAGTAGCTCAGTTGGTTAGAGCGCGGGACTCATAAGCCTGAGGTCGTTGGTTCAATTCCAACCTGAGCCACTTTAAAAGTTATAAGTAGTAAGAGTGAGCGATAAGTGGAGTTGTACATTCACAAATTAGATGTCGCCGTTCACAAATTAATGTCGTTTTTCACACATTAATGTCGCTCTTTCATTAATTGGTGTCGTAGCTCATTTGAGACAACCGTTCACAAATTAATGTTGTTTTGAACTTACTTTGAAAAACATCTAAGTTTAAGGCTTCTTTATCCCGAATAATCGAATTCCAGGCAAGGTATTGGCAAACAGATTGTTCTAATAGCTCCAGTTTTGCCTTGTCTGGTGCTAGGAACAGCAACATATTCTTGCAGTACCGAGGACTGGCTCCCTTTTGGTTTAGTATTTCTTCGGCTCTGGTGCGGGCTTGGGTTTCGCTTTCCTTATTTTTATGGGGATGTTGTGGCCCCATGACAACTAGCCTTACGGCCATTTCATCAGGAACATCTGCCGAGGAGTCGGGAGCAATATGTACTCCAGCAAATTCACCGCGCTGTTTATCAGCCTTTAATCGGAGAATAATTTCATCCCAAACTTTATCCTGATCCTGTTGGATTTGCTCGGCTCGGTCTTGGGCAAGTCTGGTGACGCTAGGCTGAGTTGAGAACCAGTAACGAGTGTTATCGACATAAAGATGTGTGGACTGGTCGGTAAGTCGGCGCAAAGCATCGCCAAAAGTTGCTGCACTTTCCCCTGGTTGAACACACCCCAACTTGATCCGATGATCTTCTACACCACGATTTGCTACTCTAAGAGTAGGAGCAGAACCAAGATAAATCGTCCGAGCAACACGACGACATGCAGAGTAACGTCCTAAGTTTGGGTTTTGGCGATCGCACGCTAATGGTAGAGAATTATATCCATCTACATCTTTTTCAATCACTGGCACCCAGTTATCTTCCAGGTAACGAGTCAATTCTGTTTGTACCTGTCCGTCATCCATTGGCACGCTAGCAGGCATGATTAACAAACTCTTGTCCTGTCCTTCCCAAAGTGAATGAATCACCTTTGCCATCAGTCGCAGCACACCCCGCGTGCGTTGGAATTTGTCGAGACTTGACCAGTCATTATAAAGTCGGTCAAACAGTTCTGGATGGATAGGATAGGCATTTTCTAGCCGTCGTTTGTAACTACCTTCTCGGCACTCACTAGGAAACTCCTGAGATTGGTTTTGGTACATTTCTGCAAAGGCACGGATGATGGCATCACGGGCTATAAAGCCACTTTCTTCGGTGATGGGTTGAAACAGCCGCCGCCGCACAATTTCAAAGCTTTCATCGGCAGTTGCTGGTCGCCAGGGAGATTCGACTCTGCCAATAGCATTTTTGAGTCTACTTAAGGCTGCTTTACCGCGATCACCTCCAATCTCATTATCAGATGCAGGAATACTCACGACCAAAAGAGTTTGGTTAGCGTTTTTTGCCGACTCGCTTAAAGTCTGGGCAAAGGTAAAGTGAGTGTCAAAGCTGCCCCCCGGAAGGTCGTTTATTTCGTGAAGCTGTCGGGCATAAGCCACCCATTCATCAATTAAAATCAGGCAGGGTGCATAGCGGTTAAACAGCAGGCGGAGGGTATCGCCAGGGTTCGTTGAAGTTTCATCTGCTTCTCGAATCATTTCGTAGGCTTCCCTACCGCCCAGTTGCCAAGCTAATTCGCCCCAGAGTGTTCGGACAACTGTGCCATCTTTTTTAAGTTGAGGCTGACCGGGAGAAATTTTATTTCCTACCAGCACTGCTGTGTTAACTTTTGGCGGAGGTAAAACATTTGCCGCTTCCAGCACTGGTTCCAATCCTGGTAACTCGGATGCGGGAACTCCCATAAACTTTAGCAGATCCAGAAGTAAAGGCTGAATACGATGCCTTGGAGTCTGAATTCCAGTGTGCAAAACAAGTTATTGCTTTAAGGAAAGCTAGCGGCTTAAATCAACGGGATTTTGCTAAGTTGGTTGGCATTAAACAGCCACAGCTAGCTCGAATTGAATCTGGGAAACAGGTTGCTAAAATTGAAACCCTAGCAAAACTTGCTAGGAGTGCAGGTTACGATGTCGAGATTCGCTTTGTAGCACCCAAAGGAAAGCGATCGCATAAAGTCGAGCCTCTGAGGATTTCTGCTAAGGAGTTAGTTTAGTCCTGTGATTGCTCTCACCAAAAGCATCCCTTTTTACTTGGATAATTAGCTATCCAATAAAGTAGGCAGGCTCAAGAGCGATTACTCTGACAAAATTGCGATCGCAGATCAATTCTCTAAAATCTCCAATTATTGAGGTGCTATCCCCATTTGCCCAATTCTTGTAAATTGTAATTTACACTCGTGACTGCGAAATCTGGCTCTTTATGAAACGGTTGCTGTACATAGCGAATTGAACAATTACTATCGAGTACATCTGCCGGAGGCACTTTCACTAGTGCCAAAATAAAGTTCTCAGGCTTATTTAAGGCAGTGATAATTTCATTCTTAGTTACTGTCACTGTCTGTCCAGTTGCAATTCTTCCTTTGACTTCAATAAACCGCAACTGCCCTGTTTTAGGGATGCGTGACTCAATATCATAGCCGCACTTCTGAGTACTCACATCAGTTGGTTCGTACCCTAAATTGCGTTCTACTTCCATCACAGCCGTCATTGCTGCCTGTTCTACTCGTTCCGTCTCCCTGGCAAACATTGCCGTTGTTGCCTGTTGTTTGCCTTGCATTTGTTGCAGTAAGCCTACTGAAACTACCAACGCGCCCCCAACCACCACAGGCGGTAATGGTGATAATCTACGTTCTTGCTGTAATTCCTCCAAGCGTTGCATTAACCGTGCTTGCAAATCATCAGCTCGCTGACGTGCTTTACCTGAGTTAATTTTGGCATTAGGCTTGCCAGCTTCCTCTTGCATTTTCAGTTCTTCAGCCCGATGATCCCAGTAATTAATCTCCTTGGTTAATCTATCTTTCACTGCTGTCATCGTCTTAGCAATTAGTTCCTCTTTGCGCTGCTTGAGTTCTTGAAGATGTTGGGGAACAAGGTGAGCGATCGCATAACTCTTAGCTTTTGCTTCTAAATCTTCTCGCAACCAAGATTCTTCTAAAACTTTTTCCACAACACCCTTTTCCTCGTCTGTTAGCGGACGGTAATTGAGGTAAGGTGCGTAACCTGCATTGTAGGTATTGCCTTCTGGGTTGATTTCTACATATTGCATCCGCCGCGATACTAAACGCCTAGAGCCATTTAAATTTGTCCGCGCGTCTTGTATGGAATGTTCTAAATAAACTAAGGCGCGGGTTCCCTCGCTGGAATCATTTTCATCGACTAAGATAGTCCCTTGTTTCAACAAATCCCGGTGTCGTTCCAAAGTCAGGTCAATTCTGGCATCCAGTAGAGAATGTCCAGAACAGATGAAGGCAGCTAAGGGTTTACCAGAAATGCTGATCAAATCTTTTTCAAAGCAGATACGTTCGTAACGTAGCAGCAACGGTTCTCCTACACCAATTTGCCGCCCTCGATTGCGAATAACTGCCGGAACATGACTGATTTCGTAACGCTGGGGTTCACGTTGACGCAATGTTCCACCTAATTGGGTAAATGCTTCTAGGAAGAAAGAAGCAATAAAATGAGGTTGCAACCGTCGCGCTTCTGCCCTTTCCATTTCTTCCCGAATTTGCTGCACTTTGGCGATATCCATCGAATCCCGTGCCAAAGCCCGTTCTTCTAAAAGTTCGCGTAGTCGCTGTTGGTCGAGTTTATCATGTACGACTTGGTTGAGTCTGTCTCGCACGTCTGGTTGATCGCCATAGCGAATCTGACTTTTCCCGTTATCTCCTTGATTGAGCGATCGCTTACTATACCCCTAGCTCAAAGCCCTATTCTCTCGTGATTTATTGTCACTAATATTAAGTTATTGAGAATATACTATAGTCTGAAACTCCTGCTGCTTCGTTGTTTCATGACTTAACGGGAAAAGTCAGGCAGTGCTAGTTGCTCTAATTCTTCTAAAAGCTTAATTTCTGTTTGTAATTCTGCGATCGTCCGTGATGCTGTAGCTAGGTCAACTACTTCCTGTTCTGTTGCTTCTCGTTCTTCACCAGGAATATCCTCTAAATCATCTTCTAAGTCTTCCAGATCCAGAACCTGCTTAAATTCAATGATAATTGCATTACTTCCCTGCCTCAAAACTTCTTCTTGCCTCAGCCGTTTTTGCAACCTTTCCCGACGGCGTAGCAGCGATTGATATATAGCTTCTGGAGAAGAAGCAAGCCGACGTTGCAAAATAGTCAAAGCAAAGCCAACATTACCTTTGCGCCCTTCATTTTCTAAAGCATCGGCACGATTAAATTCCTCGCGGACATACTCAGTGACTCGCTTATAAAGTACCGCTTCTAAATCCGATAGTTCATATTCTATAGTGCTAGCTTGGCGTTC
It includes:
- a CDS encoding tRNA (cytidine(34)-2'-O)-methyltransferase, with the protein product MPQVVLVNPQIPPNTGNIARTCAATGTELHLVGPLGFEISDRYLKRAGLDYWPYVKLHYHESLEAFKTVHQERGGRWLGFTVGGNCNYVSFQFQPDDWLLFGSETTGLPPAILSDCDATLYIPMTQPGVRSLNLSVSVAISLFETRRQLGYLE
- a CDS encoding peptidoglycan DD-metalloendopeptidase family protein; the encoded protein is MKRALKKRVKAVLNNNPNSDDAPVELLNVINPKVNRRVRTKAAMIGLAISMGATSLLVTRQSDQAQAAVPVGSQKATSRIPAVPDTEVKFASTKLESQAVSSASVPENPVIVEPTAVSQVPGLEAKWQVAANGMSLQVPASERFSQGTAGYKNSTSLKPQVAQGLNNTLAETSFPTVNNLSDYSADGAVSTNASLIAQPQTVATSGAANSEINAQLKAQQEFALNRLQEKSNRLRNSLAQLRSGETKDLSQADMGLAAPTTVVEKTVLAQSETSGDASKANLISKLKQKTQDALIPAKPTVIASSTRTAYEVKPGDTLAAIASRYNTSVSELVKANNLNNPNELKISQQLIIPAVQIEATVASNPTIASTTFVESSKAPKVARSPVNIGSANSYLPNSESPTIADKSKITVPTPVTVQIQANSATDLETAPPTASSSGVGGDIPVPTAFAEMQQPKTPANRVARGNNNNNDRLRGLQAEIQRLQQKYRAQQSGNLVVSAAATETNNAAMLTPVSTPNNFTAPNSAARPNSVAIQIPVPTPIQSNYTAQPIKTQFRTTVRPSEAVNPEFLPNLGSASQWTPPRTPSATRVATPPGKVNASDSLGKMRGTTVYPQIVPPLAAVDQYLPRPIDELTPPPSSSTIAYTWPAKGTLTSGYGWRWGRMHKGIDVANSTGTPVVASAEGTIEKAGWNNGGYGNLVEIRHPDGSTTRYAHNSKILVQPGQQVNQGETIALMGSTGHSTGPHTHFEIHPSGKGAVNPIAMLPARI
- a CDS encoding helix-turn-helix domain-containing protein; translated protein: MESEFQCAKQVIALRKASGLNQRDFAKLVGIKQPQLARIESGKQVAKIETLAKLARSAGYDVEIRFVAPKGKRSHKVEPLRISAKELV
- a CDS encoding DUF3883 domain-containing protein, producing MRDRLNQVVHDKLDQQRLRELLEERALARDSMDIAKVQQIREEMERAEARRLQPHFIASFFLEAFTQLGGTLRQREPQRYEISHVPAVIRNRGRQIGVGEPLLLRYERICFEKDLISISGKPLAAFICSGHSLLDARIDLTLERHRDLLKQGTILVDENDSSEGTRALVYLEHSIQDARTNLNGSRRLVSRRMQYVEINPEGNTYNAGYAPYLNYRPLTDEEKGVVEKVLEESWLREDLEAKAKSYAIAHLVPQHLQELKQRKEELIAKTMTAVKDRLTKEINYWDHRAEELKMQEEAGKPNAKINSGKARQRADDLQARLMQRLEELQQERRLSPLPPVVVGGALVVSVGLLQQMQGKQQATTAMFARETERVEQAAMTAVMEVERNLGYEPTDVSTQKCGYDIESRIPKTGQLRFIEVKGRIATGQTVTVTKNEIITALNKPENFILALVKVPPADVLDSNCSIRYVQQPFHKEPDFAVTSVNYNLQELGKWG
- a CDS encoding ATP-binding protein, translating into MGVPASELPGLEPVLEAANVLPPPKVNTAVLVGNKISPGQPQLKKDGTVVRTLWGELAWQLGGREAYEMIREADETSTNPGDTLRLLFNRYAPCLILIDEWVAYARQLHEINDLPGGSFDTHFTFAQTLSESAKNANQTLLVVSIPASDNEIGGDRGKAALSRLKNAIGRVESPWRPATADESFEIVRRRLFQPITEESGFIARDAIIRAFAEMYQNQSQEFPSECREGSYKRRLENAYPIHPELFDRLYNDWSSLDKFQRTRGVLRLMAKVIHSLWEGQDKSLLIMPASVPMDDGQVQTELTRYLEDNWVPVIEKDVDGYNSLPLACDRQNPNLGRYSACRRVARTIYLGSAPTLRVANRGVEDHRIKLGCVQPGESAATFGDALRRLTDQSTHLYVDNTRYWFSTQPSVTRLAQDRAEQIQQDQDKVWDEIILRLKADKQRGEFAGVHIAPDSSADVPDEMAVRLVVMGPQHPHKNKESETQARTRAEEILNQKGASPRYCKNMLLFLAPDKAKLELLEQSVCQYLAWNSIIRDKEALNLDVFQSKFKTTLICERLSQMSYDTN